In the Oryzias latipes chromosome 9, ASM223467v1 genome, one interval contains:
- the c9h12orf65 gene encoding probable peptide chain release factor C12orf65 homolog, mitochondrial: MATSFFSQMSLKSWRLLWGVSPRLSQLLRPSQPGLICVLAVGKKDLTDFPVLVEDELEEQFVRGSGPGGQATNKTSNCVVLKHIPTGIVVKCHQTRSVDINRKRAREIMREKLDVAYKGELSEVLVKKRESVLRKQVKRKKVNENLERKKQFKEALVAENKPGGNETL; the protein is encoded by the exons ATGGCTACCTCGTTCTTTAGCCAGATGTCTTTAAAGTCCTGGCGGCTCTTGTGGGGAGTTTCTCCTCGTCTCTCTCAGCTGCTTAGACCATCTCAGCCGGGGTTGATTTGTGTTTTGGCGGTCGGCAAGAAGGATTTGACGGATTTCCCAGTGTTGGTTGAAGATGAGCTTGAAGAGCAGTTTGTAAGAGGTTCTGGTCCTGGAGGACAGGCAACCAACAAGACCAGCAACTGTGTGGTGCTCAAACACATTCCCACTGGAATTGTGGTGAAG tGTCATCAGACCAGATCCGTGGATATAAATCGAAAGCGTGCCCGTGAAATCATGAGAGAGAAACTCGATGTTGCGTACAAAGGAGAGCTCAGTGAAGTTCTTGTAAAGAAGCGGGAGTCTGTGTTAAGGAAgcaagtcaaaagaaaaaaagtcaatgagaatttggaaagaaaaaaacagtttaaagagGCTCTGGTTGCTGAGAACAAACCTGGAGGAAATGAgactctttaa